A single region of the Vicia villosa cultivar HV-30 ecotype Madison, WI linkage group LG4, Vvil1.0, whole genome shotgun sequence genome encodes:
- the LOC131599121 gene encoding polygalacturonase inhibitor 2-like, with protein sequence MENFLIMLLIVIISILQFTTTVSEMCNPQDKATLLQIKKELGHPAKLSSWDPTTDCCGKWVGVAACDNHTHRVTDLLLNQLDLYKPLYIPPSIFNLTSLSSIILASTPNLIGAIPPSITNLTNLTSLQIFKTGVSGEIPHTLWKIQTLSTIVFEQNKLTGPLPPSLSSLPNLFFLSLDYNQLTGTIPNSYGFFSKSLQMLSLSNNRLSGKIPPSLQKLKVKYVNLGQNSLEGDASMLFGSKKSTEVIFLGDNFLTFDFEKLGLGTNLQSVDLRNNRVYGKLPAGLTKLKLTALNVSNNNLCGQIPQGGKLQSFNESCYAHNKCLCGSPLTACRA encoded by the coding sequence ATGGAAAATTTCCTCATCATGCTTCTCATTGTCATCATAAGCATTCTGCAATTCACAACAACAGTTTCTGAAATGTGCAACCCGCAAGATAAAGCTACTCTACTGCAGATTAAAAAAGAACTTGGCCACCCGGCCAAACTCTCGTCCTGGGATCCAACCACAGACTGCTGCGGTAAATGGGTGGGTGTCGCCGCTTGCGACAACCACACTCACCGTGTCACCGACCTTCTCCTCAACCAACTCGACCTCTATAAACCACTTTATATTCCACCCTCCATTTTTAACCTCACTTCCCTCTCCTCCATCATTCTTGCCTCCACACCTAACCTCATTGGCGCAATCCCTCCCTCCATCACCAACCTCACCAACCTCACGTCTCTCCAAATCTTCAAAACCGGCGTCTCGGGTGAAATACCCCACACTCTCTGGAAAATCCAAACACTCTCTACCATTGTTTTTGAACAAAACAAACTTACCGGTCCTCTCCCGCCCTCACTCTCCTCTCTCCCCAACCTCTTCTTTCTCTCCCTGGACTACAACCAACTCACCGGAACAATTCCAAACTCCTACGGCTTCTTTTCCAAATCTCTCCAAATGCTCTCTCTTTCAAATAACCGCCTCTCTGGAAAAATCCCACCGTCTCTCCAAAAACTCAAAGTCAAGTATGTCAACTTGGGTCAGAACTCCTTGGAGGGCGATGCTTCAATGCTTTTCGGATCGAAGAAAAGCACTGAAGTAATATTTTTGGGTGATAATTTTCTTACCTTTGATTTTGAGAAACTAGGACTGGGGACGAATTTGCAATCGGTTGATTTGAGGAACAACAGGGTCTATGGTAAGCTGCCGGCAGGACTGACGAAACTCAAGCTTACTGCCTTGAATGTTAGTAACAATAATCTGTGTGGACAAATTCCACAAGGTGGGAAGCTGCAGAGTTTCAATGAGTCCTGTTATGCTCATAACAAGTGCCTCTGTGGTTCTCCTTTAACAGCATGTAGAGCTTGA